The DNA region AAGTCTTGCCTATATCCATCAATCATCTCTCTTCCATAAATTCCATAACTTAGCTTCTAAGCAGCTAGATTTTGTATTCAGCCATAAAACTACCATTCATTTCCCTTAATAAATTCTGCAGCTGTCAACCATCCAAATCTCTTATCTTACACCTTTCATACAAACTAAAGCAAACTAAAACGGTTACACTTTATATCTAAACAACCACTGATCTACCATAAAAACTTATCTTGCACTACAGAAGGAGCATACATTACATGAAAGTCAAGAACAATAACTACAGAATAAAAATTTAGCTggatgaaatgaaatgaaaaactTCACAGTGCCATTACGCAACAAACCTGCTGGGAAGAGAAGCACAAGCCCGTTGCACTTGTCCAAGTAAACCTCTTGATGTGGATGGCTTCCCAAAACGAACATACGGTGCTAACAAACCAACCAAAGCAATGTCCACGACCACACCAACTAAAAGATCTGCAGCGTACAACTCAAACTCCGACCAGAAATTCTTGCCTCTTTTCTGAACTTCCGCAAATGTTGCACAACAAGAATCTATGACTATCTGCACAGCACCAAATCAACAATACACAATTGGTATGCACATGCCACACAAACAGTACAAGAACACAGCTAAAGCCCGAGTGGGGATGTTTTTAGCGCTTTGTCTCTTGCCACAGCTCGAGCACCCGGCGCTAGAGCGGTGCAATCTGCTTGCACCGTTTTCGGGTGGCCGCTCCGGCGGGGCCCGgtacattacaaaataaaacgaAATAAAATAGAAGGCACCCAGAACAAACCTCTGTTCCaactttgaaaagaaaagaaggatcaGCCAGCATTCGGTTACGCAGCATAGAGCAACACTTGATCAAAAAGCCAAGTGGCCAAGCCGACCCCTGCAACACGAAATGCCAGAATCAacaaacatcaaataataactaATGGGCTTCAATTCTTTCTTCCGTTTCAATATGCCAatttttctcagcaaccaaactcAGCCTGATCAAAAAATCGCATGCGCACCTGCAAATCCAAGTACCGCTCAAGAAGCAGTTGCCGAATCCCAGTGGTCTTGGCAGCCTCCATCATATCCAAAGGAAGCTCAACCCCTCGAGCCTCCGTCTCCTTCATCACCTCCTCGAACTTCAATATCGGCCCGAACTCCCTCTCCTCCTCTTcgtcaccaccaccaccgctgCCACCACCATTTCCAAACGAATCTCCACCACTTTCTCCGCCGCCGCCACCACCAATAAAATCCCTAACCTCCTCTCTTAAACCACCATTCTGCCCCTCCTCCGACCCCGTGATCGCCTTCGCAGCGGACTCCTGCCCGGCGCATCGAAGCCCGCGCCCGTGGCTATTGAGCGGCGAATAGTGTCGTCGTGAGTGGAAAGCAACGAGCTTGAGCGGATTGTTCGTGGAGTCAGAATTAGGGTTCTGCTTGGGTCCAACGAGTCTAAACTGGACGGTGAGGCTGCGGCCACATGGCGACGTCGGATTGGTGGCGGCGGTGTCGTTCCAGAAGTTGCAAACCTGTGAGGCAGTGAAGCTCGGAGAGCAAAACGACATACCGTTTGGGGCCGCGTAGGGAGAGTTGCGAATGGAAATGGCCGCTACCCCAATAAATGTTCAAAAGAGAGGGGTTTTGGCGAGGTTTTTATAGCGTAGCAGCGGGAGATCAGAGGTGGGTAGGGTCAAGTCCAAAGATATGGCGGCCACCCCAAAAAATGTTCACAAGAGGGGTTTGCCGTTTTGGCGATCTTTTCCCCAAGAAATGTTTACAAGAGAGAAGGGTTTTGGCGATCTTTTTTGTAGAAAAGCGGCGGTTGATGGGAAGCCAGGTAGGGTCACCCCAGGGACGTAAGTTAACGAGGGCGAACTGATGATATGGGAATGaaattaagattaaaattaaataaaaaaatattaaacgtCGCCTGAGAGATTCGAACTCTCGCGGGGAAACCCCATGTACTTAGCAGGCACACGCCTTAACCACTCGGCCAAAGCGACAGATGATACGTGAGGGAcatgataataaataaatatatgtggGTGTTTATAGTCCCACCTAAACTTTGCTAGGATACAAACTTAAAGAGTAATGATAGAGAGAACACGGGGTGATGCATGCctgtgttttttaatattttttaattatattttttttcaatcctAAACTTTGTTAGGATACAAACTTAAGAGTGATGATAGAGAACACAGGCGTGATGCACGCCTgtgttatttaatattattttaatattaaaaaatattaaaaaaacatgggCGTGCATCACACCTATGTTCTCTCTATCATCACTCcaaacttaattatatatatagagtaattCCTCCGACTTAATTTTTAGAAGtgtcatatatttatatatttttttaatattatgtgcttctcatatgcattttttaatagcattaataaaagCAAAACATGTGTAAACATGTGTTTTTTGCATTATCAAATTGCACACGATACTTTTAAAGACTTAGCTGGAGGAATTCCTACGATAGAGTTTGTAGAAAATTTATATTCCAAACAAAATtatctcctatatatatatatatatatattcaatttgaaaaaacattattatcaaatacatttttgttaaaaaaaaaaaaaaaaaatcacatatttttgtaggaatattttgacaaaacaagTATTTAACTTTTGTAGAGGGTAGAGCTAAAAACAAGATAGGTATTACTCTCTAAACTACTGTCCAGAGTACCTCTAATCCCCAATAATTAGGAAATCACGATTTGTCTGTATCCAAGAAGTTCAATGAAAAAACTAATTCTCATCAGATAAACGCCTCATCATTGTTATTTGAGTTTAAATCCCAATAAACAAAAAGCaaataagtcaaaaaaaaatgtcatttggCAGAGCCCAAAAGCCAGATTATGCCCATCAACATAGCCAGCTCTTTCAATCTGGCACCAATGCAGaacataaatacataaatacataaaaaCTCTTTAAGTCTTGTATTCATCTTATTTTTCTGCAGTCAAAAATTTGACATGGCTTGGGGTTCACCAAAAGTTAGATAAAATAATCAGAAGCCCAGTTCATTTGGAAGTTGAGACACAGGTAAACATGAACCTATTCTTATAATGTTTGACAAACTTACAACTTGATTCACAGTGCTGTACATGTATAAGCACCAAAGaagaaattacaaacaaaatatataactGTAACTTACTATATTTACTTGTATGGAGTGGAAAACACACCTGTTTTCCAACTTCAATGGCAAAGCAtttcttttctgattttctgCTCATTCTTTGATGCCTACCAAACCCTGCCTACTACCAAAGGTGAAAGAAAACTCTCCCTCCTtacaccaagaaaaaaaaaacattaaaaataaaaataaaaatgaaggggCTCCCATTCTCCTGCCATAGTCCATAAACAATTCTGTGGTATCAGGCCAGCACTTTTTTCAGCAGTGTTGTGGAAAGAGTGCCAGATTcaaacaaaggaaagaaaaggaaaatgcagCCAATTTAAACATTTTCCTTCCCTTTCCTTCGCACATTCAGaaccaaagagaaagagacCTGATTACGAATCCCATCTGAGTTTCCTAGTAGTAGCTGTTAAAACAAAGAGAAACTTTTCCGGTGTCTGGAGTGACCGGAAGAACGTGCGTGCTCAAGTGATGCTCTTGGAGTAAGTCCAGTGCTTTCAACAGTATCTGGTGGAGCATCCGAGGATCGTGGAATAAGCTTGCATCCAaatttcttggcaaccaaacgaGGAGAACTAAGAGAACTATGTGATTTCGTCACCTTTTTCATCTCTTGCTTTATTTTACCAAATTCTTCCTCAAGTTCCACAACTCTAGACCTCATCTTTTCCATATCAACCTTTAAAACCCGATTCTCCCGTACTACGGTCACCCACCCATCCCTCTGTACAATCTGGCCTGCCATGTCACCAGGGACAGTCAAAGGAGCTGCAGGGGCACTTTCAGTGTCTAATACATTGAGACAGCCAGCTAGAGCTGTTCGTAACTGCATCTGCTCAAAGAACAGGACTTGGAGAACGACTCTAAGTGGCAGCCTTTGATTTTGGGATGCATGGGCACATGCATCAATGGATAGTCTCTGGTAGTCAATGACATTGCAGAgttcttccttctctttctccgAAAGCCAAGGGTGTTCCTGCACAATGCCATTATTAGCCGCTATAAACTGCAATAACCAAAAGAAGCTTTGATATTTATTGTTGGTCCAGAAAAACAAACCTTGAAATATATATCCAGTGCTCTGTATAGCCCATCATGAAAAGGTCTTGAAGATTCTGGGAGAGCCTCCGCAAGAGAGCGTATCTTTCCTGGTTTCAAATTAACATCAGAAGCAACCTCTGCAATATAGCTGTCTATCAACTTTGCAACTTTTCTTAATGGTCCAGATGATGGTGATGTTTCCTGCAGGTCGAATGATGATGGAGAAAATGATGTTATCCTTGACTCTGAAGGCATAAAATGATGAACGATCCGTTCAATACAGTCTGTATCATATAATGTATCAGAATCTGAATAAGTTGGAATCAGAATACCGTCCAGAGTTGCCAGTTCTAGTTGCATTCCTATTCTCCTCTCTAAAGAGTCCTTGCATTTATGAGTAACACCCAATATCAGAGCAACACGAAGAAGTCCCAGTAAGAAACGGCAAAAAGACTTCCCCTTCTTTTCTGGCAGGAGCTTCTCAATGCTTTCCAATAGAACCTTTTGATCCACGACAGCAGGTGTCAAGCTAAAACTTGAAACTGTTCTGGTTTTGCCACTTTGTCCACCCTGCCATCGGCCTAGACCTGGTAGATACTTTCTGGCATAGTACATTGTAGCACCAGCTAGGTTTTCCGGTCTTATACCTCTTGCTTTCATTGTCTTAATAAGTCCCTCAAACAAAGCAACACTAAGATATGAGATGTCCTCAAACCACCAATCAGATTCTGAACTTCGAATTCGTGCCCCGGTGTTTATTCCGTTCCATAAGATGCTTCCACCAGGGCTCTGTAAACTACCATACATCATCATGGGCCATCCAAACAAACTAGGATCCGTACAAACCATCATAGATAGAGTGTTAAAACATTTGCTCAATATCTGGAGCTTTTCAGCCCTTGGCATGACAGGATCAGAACTTTGAAGAGCCAAAATACAATCTTTCCAGTTGTGAAGTACATTCTTATGGAAGAAACTTTCTGACTTTGAGATTAAGTTACCTTCTCCATACTCATCTGTCATTTCAAGGTAGTCTGCTGCACAGTACACCATTACTACATTTCTTGATGTCAATTCGACGCGGACACCATAGCAGAACTTAACTGCAATAAAGAAAGTGTCAGGACCGCCGGGAAATTCTTCCAGCACTGTGGTGAAAATCTTCTCCCGTGTATCGGATTCTTCATATATTTGAGCTATCTTCCCACATTTTGACATGAGAGGAAACTGGAGAGTCATGCATTGTTATTATCTTATCCAAAATAAATGTAATCACAATGTAAAGTCTATTCCACATTGATAACATCTTAAATGACAAATAGAGTACAATACACAGAATAAATCTCACAGCTTCAGCTCAAGCGCTTTCTTATAAATTATGATATtcaattgtatttttaatacaATCATAAACAAAGATCAAATTAACTGCAAACAATATGCCTAACAGCCTAAGAAATACAACATAGTAATCAATGGAATTTATCAGCAAGATGCATACTAATGGCGGTAAATTTCAGAGAATCACCAATATATGGTAATAAGAGGAAGTCATCTCAAGAAACTAACTcctactgaaaaaaaaaaaaaaaaaaaaagtttaacaaaaagataagatCTTAAAGAAAGAATGACTTTACATTGGCCTTCATGAAACAAATGCCTTTATGATGTTTAGGGAAAATTGCTAAATTGGTCCCTATGGTTTGACCTTGTGCCAAATAAATCCTGGGGTttcaaaatgaacaaataatTCCATGTGGTATGCCCATGTAACAAATAAGTCCCTTTGGTAGGGTCATCatgaaattacaaatttacccttaaacaatttttctttgataagtaattgcaaattcattaaaaagtggAATATGTATACATGATGCATACAAGAGAGACAcctaattagaagaaaaaagatctaGAAAAACAGGAAAGCTAGAAATGTTGAAATCAAAGGCACCAATTCAATGGTAAAAGTGTCTTATAGAATAAAGCCTTTAATTCCACCAATGTCCTCTCACGGTCCTCAAAGCTCCAatcgttttttcttttcttccaaagacaCTACATAAGGCAGGAAGATATAGTCTTCCAAACAACATCAAACTGAAGCCTACTACCTTGCAATTTCCAACAAGTGAAGAGATTGACCGCCTGACTAGGCATAACTCAAGTCAGGCTAGTCAGCCCTACACTGTTAAAGATAGTATTCCAAAGAGCACTGGCAATATCACAATGGAATAGAAGATGTCCACTGACTCCCCGTTTTTCTTACACATGTAGTACCAATCAACTACAATAATATGCCATTAACTTAAATTTTCATGGTGAGGATCTTCCTTAATGCAGCCGACCAAATAAAGAACGCCACTCCCAAGGGAACCAAATTTtgccaaatactcctccaagggaAATGAGAACTATCTTGGGGAACAAGGATATTGTAGTATGATCTAACATTGAACAACCATCTCTTAGAAGGTATCCAACAAATCTTGTCTTCACCACCCGGTTTCAATGTGAgagaatacaacaaattgaagaacgaGCAAAATGAATCCACTTCCCAATTCTGAGCCACTCTAAGAAATAACCTTTCATTGATAAGAGGCACTAGAAAGCTCCAAATGGTCTGGCAAGGCAACTTTCTTAAACAAGCAATGTTGAACAAGTCCAAAAAAGCTATCCCCACACCATACGCATTCCAAATCTAATTTTAGAGTCGTCACCCACTtcaaatctagtatgactaGAAAGCTCCCCCAACCCTTCCTGATATTTTTCCAAAGCTCCACCCCATACGACCCATAGACCTCATTTGAATACCACTCACCTCACGCACTGCAGTATTTAGAATCCACAACCACACTTCATAAGCCCGCCCCGCCCCCCCCTCTCATTAGCATACACCAAAGCCATTCCCCAAAAGAGCTCGGTTGAACACAAGTAAATTCTAGACCCCTAACCCTTATTTAGAGACTGAAGTACACACCTTAAGCCAACTAACCAAGCGGAATTTGCACACTTCACCAATACCACCCCACAAAAAATCCTACCGCAACTTTTCTATGCGATTGGCAACACCAACCGCGAGGGAACAAAAAGACATGTACGCAGAATAGATAAGGTGCTTTTAATCAATGTACTCTCCACCCTTTGATAAGTACACCCTCCTCCATCCAATGCCGCTCTATCTTCGCTTCCAAGGGAAGACTTAAGTATTTTATAGGCTAAAAAGATACCCTGCAACCCAAAATGCTAGCCAAACCTTCAACATTAATCACATAGCCCCAAAGGGGGCCAACTTTCATTTAGCAACGTTAATCCTCAAACCTGAAACCActtcaaagcataaaaacaaACGCCGCAAGTTACGAAGATGATATGAATTTACCCCACAAAATATCAAGGTGACATCCGCAAACAAAAGGTGAGAAATATTGATGGCACCACCACTCCTTAGACCCCATTGAGAATCCTAATAAAAGACCCCCATTCACTATAGTAGAACTCATTTTCCTTAACGACTCCATAACAATAACGAACAAAAAGAGAGACAATGGGCCTCACTCGTGCGTGCATGTGCATGCATCAAATATGGACAAAAAGGAAACCTGAAGATCTGCTCAAACCAGTGGATTGCAAGTTTTAACATGGAGGGAGATGATGGAATAACTTCTAACATAATCATATTTGGCAAAAGTCCAACCTGAAAGATATCTGAAAGGCCAATtagattaatttttcaaaatggtCAACATTTTCAGAAGTTATGATAAGGTTGAATTCGTTTCATTGAATCTGGGAGCCTATCCTAAATCCAAACACTTATAAAGGTTTGAAAGCATTTGGAAttcatgtatttatttattcactTATTTTTGGAAATGCAACCCCAAACAAAATTGTTGCAGCACGTTTGAGAgggttggaacttggaagtAAAGGTCAATATGCCAGTCCTGCCTTCTCTGAGTAGATTTCTTGATTGTCAATATAATGTAAAGTTCGAAATATGTTTCTCAATAGTCTAAATCAAGCGGTATAAGATGTCAATAACTCTACGATTGACATCTCACTAAGATCAATAAATATAGACAAAACAATCCAACATTTGGGGTTGTTGAAGAGGCTTAAATGTAATATTAAGTGCCCTTGATCTACCCAAAACAAAActcattgagagagagaaagagaggtagtatttttttttgtccttttccttATAATAAGAATCATAAAAATCCATGATCAAACTGTAAAGCTGTTATCTGGATGCGCAGATTAAGTCAGCCCTATAGAAATaccttaaaatttgaattctgTATACCTGatataaatagtttttttcaaagaatttcCTACTGTTACTAAACTCTTCCCTTAATATCAATCATACACAAGTTTCTCATGTCTGTAATTGATCATGATCTTTCACCTTATTAGTGCAAAAAGGGCAAAATCTCTTTTAAATGCGGAGTCAGGCTAAGAATCTAAAGGGATAGCTGTAAGGCTATTGATG from Corylus avellana chromosome ca10, CavTom2PMs-1.0 includes:
- the LOC132164748 gene encoding protein RETICULATA-RELATED 1, chloroplastic, with the translated sequence MSFCSPSFTASQVCNFWNDTAATNPTSPCGRSLTVQFRLVGPKQNPNSDSTNNPLKLVAFHSRRHYSPLNSHGRGLRCAGQESAAKAITGSEEGQNGGLREEVRDFIGGGGGGESGGDSFGNGGGSGGGGDEEEEREFGPILKFEEVMKETEARGVELPLDMMEAAKTTGIRQLLLERYLDLQGSAWPLGFLIKCCSMLRNRMLADPSFLFKVGTEIVIDSCCATFAEVQKRGKNFWSEFELYAADLLVGVVVDIALVGLLAPYVRFGKPSTSRGLLGQVQRACASLPSSVFEAERPGCKFSVKQRVATYFYKGVLYGSVGFGCGLIGQGIANMIMNAKRSIKKSEEDIPVPPLLQSAALWGVFLAVSSNTRYQIINGLERLVEASPLAKQVPPVAMAFTVGVRFANNIYGGMQFVDWAKWSGVQ
- the LOC132164531 gene encoding BTB/POZ domain-containing protein At3g44820, whose translation is MAPARKVSEFYREGNDWFCNAGLPSDITVVVESVNFHLHKFPLMSKCGKIAQIYEESDTREKIFTTVLEEFPGGPDTFFIAVKFCYGVRVELTSRNVVMVYCAADYLEMTDEYGEGNLISKSESFFHKNVLHNWKDCILALQSSDPVMPRAEKLQILSKCFNTLSMMVCTDPSLFGWPMMMYGSLQSPGGSILWNGINTGARIRSSESDWWFEDISYLSVALFEGLIKTMKARGIRPENLAGATMYYARKYLPGLGRWQGGQSGKTRTVSSFSLTPAVVDQKVLLESIEKLLPEKKGKSFCRFLLGLLRVALILGVTHKCKDSLERRIGMQLELATLDGILIPTYSDSDTLYDTDCIERIVHHFMPSESRITSFSPSSFDLQETSPSSGPLRKVAKLIDSYIAEVASDVNLKPGKIRSLAEALPESSRPFHDGLYRALDIYFKEHPWLSEKEKEELCNVIDYQRLSIDACAHASQNQRLPLRVVLQVLFFEQMQLRTALAGCLNVLDTESAPAAPLTVPGDMAGQIVQRDGWVTVVRENRVLKVDMEKMRSRVVELEEEFGKIKQEMKKVTKSHSSLSSPRLVAKKFGCKLIPRSSDAPPDTVESTGLTPRASLEHARSSGHSRHRKSFSLF